The stretch of DNA CGACTCGAGGCCGTCAGACCCGGCGACGCGGCGGCGCTGGCCGCCATCGACCGCAGCGCCTTCACCGCGCCCTGGCCAGTCGAGCGCTTCGACACGCTGCTCGCGAAGCCGAGTGTGGAGGGGCTGCTCGCGTCGACCGCCCTCGGCACCCTCGGGTACTTCTTGATCGATCATGGATCCGAGCGCGGCGGCGCCGACTACCTCTCGAGCATCGGCGTGGTGTGCGCGGCCCAGGGCAAGAAGGTGGGCGAGCGCCTCTTCCTCGAGGCGGTGAAGCAGTCGCGCGACAGCGGCGCCCCCGCGTGCTGGCTGCATGTCGATGTCAACAACCACGGCGCCATGCGCCTCTATGAGAAGTACGGCTTTCAGGTCGCGGGCCTTCTTCCCAACAACTATCCGGAAGATGGCCACGACGGCTATGAGATGGTGCTCTCTGAGCTGCAGTCGCCGACCGTGGGCGAGAAGCTCGCGGGTCTCGAGTCAAAGCTCGAGGCAGCCATTCGCGCGTCGCGTCCGATGCCCGCCGAGCACCATCACGTGGAGGCGCAATGAGGCGGTTGACGCGGGTCGCCCGCGCGCTGCTGGTTCTTCTCGCGCTTGCCCATGCGGCTTTGGCGTGCGCGTGTGCCGAGACGCCTGCAGCAAAGGCGTCGACCTGGACCGGGATCACGGCCGCCCAGCGTGCCGAGATCACGCAGCTGGCCGAGCCCTACAAGCGCTTTCTCGCCGCCGCCCGCACCGCGCAGCGCGCCACCCGCGAAGAGGTGAAGCAGGCCGAGCAGGCCGGGTTCGTGCCCTTCAGGGAGGCTTCGCAGTGCAGGCCTGGCGCACGGCTCATCTTCTCGGCCCACGATCGCGCGGTGGTTCTCGTGGTGGTGGGCAGCACGCCCATCGTCGCGGGCTCGCGGGTGGTGGCCGCCCATCACGACAGCCCCCACATCGACCTCAAGGGCCGTCCGGTGGTGGCTGCGGGCGAATTTGCCATGTTCAAGACCATCTACTACGGCGCGCTCAAGAAGTACCAGTGGGCCAACCTTCCCCTGGCCCTGGTGGGTCGCATCGACACCGCTGAGGGCCGGACCGTCGAGGTGTCGCTGGGGCTCGAGCCGGGGCAGCCCGTGTTCGTGATTCCCGACAATGCGCCCCATTCTGATAAAGACCTTCGCACCCGTACCTATGCCGATGTGCTTGCGGGTGAAGAGATGGATCCGGTGGCGGGCAGCATTCCCGGTGCCAAGACGAGCGTGGTCGACGAGGTGCTTGCGTCGCTGAGGCAGGCCTACGGGGTGAAGGATGCCGATCTGGTGAGCGCCGAGCTGCAGCTGGTGCCTGCCGCCGCGCCGGCTGACGTGGGCCTCGACCGCGGGCTCATCGGCTCGTGCGGACAGGACGATCGTCTCTCGGCATGGTGTGCGACGCGGGCCCTCACCGAGGTGAAGGGCACGCCCGCGCTCACCGCGATGGCCTGGATCTCGAACAACGAGGAGGTCGGGTCGATCAACAACAGCGGCGCCGCCTCCACGTTCCTCACCAGCACCTACGCCGAGCTCGTGGCGGCGCAGCAGGGCGACCGCTATCGCGACCTCGACCTGCGCCACGCGCTCCGCGCGGCCCAGGTTGTGTCGGCCGACTGCTGCGACGGGGTCAACCCCCTCTTTCCCCAGACCAGTGAAGCCTCGAACGCGGCCCGCCTCGGCGGCGGTGTCGCCCTCAAGCTCTACGGCCGTGGCTTCAACGCCAACGCCGAGTACATCGCCCGCACGCGCCGGGTGCTCGACCAGGCGGGCATTCCCTGGCAGACCCAGACCCCCAAGGTCGACGTCGGCGGTGGAGGCACCATCGGTGGCTTCATGTCGGCGGTCGAGATGGAGGTCATCGACGTGGGCGTTCCGCTGCTGTCGATGCACTCGCCCTTCGAGCTCTCGTCGAAGATCGATGTGTGGAACCTGTATCGGTTCATGAAGGCGTTCTACGCGGCGCGATAGGGGCGGCAGGAGATGCCGCGGCCACAGAACACATGGAATTCACGCCCTGGCGCCGGCGACTGCTCATCTGGCAGCCTGGCAGCGGGTTGTCGATCTTCTTGAACCAGGAGCTCTGATGAACGTTCTCAGATGTACCTTGAC from Pseudomonadota bacterium encodes:
- a CDS encoding GNAT family N-acetyltransferase — translated: MNVNLNALVSPRPAAGLMQDVPVDGVASPPEGLSAQTDAYACTAAPAPGYVLGAPYRLEAVRPGDAAALAAIDRSAFTAPWPVERFDTLLAKPSVEGLLASTALGTLGYFLIDHGSERGGADYLSSIGVVCAAQGKKVGERLFLEAVKQSRDSGAPACWLHVDVNNHGAMRLYEKYGFQVAGLLPNNYPEDGHDGYEMVLSELQSPTVGEKLAGLESKLEAAIRASRPMPAEHHHVEAQ
- a CDS encoding peptidase M18, with the protein product MRRLTRVARALLVLLALAHAALACACAETPAAKASTWTGITAAQRAEITQLAEPYKRFLAAARTAQRATREEVKQAEQAGFVPFREASQCRPGARLIFSAHDRAVVLVVVGSTPIVAGSRVVAAHHDSPHIDLKGRPVVAAGEFAMFKTIYYGALKKYQWANLPLALVGRIDTAEGRTVEVSLGLEPGQPVFVIPDNAPHSDKDLRTRTYADVLAGEEMDPVAGSIPGAKTSVVDEVLASLRQAYGVKDADLVSAELQLVPAAAPADVGLDRGLIGSCGQDDRLSAWCATRALTEVKGTPALTAMAWISNNEEVGSINNSGAASTFLTSTYAELVAAQQGDRYRDLDLRHALRAAQVVSADCCDGVNPLFPQTSEASNAARLGGGVALKLYGRGFNANAEYIARTRRVLDQAGIPWQTQTPKVDVGGGGTIGGFMSAVEMEVIDVGVPLLSMHSPFELSSKIDVWNLYRFMKAFYAAR